One window from the genome of Cryptomeria japonica chromosome 6, Sugi_1.0, whole genome shotgun sequence encodes:
- the LOC131052847 gene encoding uncharacterized protein LOC131052847 produces MASASAVTVQCGSASIRRRGLSLSFSSSAHINGGTKLWIRFPGQHSSVSRQSLLVLAMAPRKKVNTYDDNWKKQWFGAGIFFEDGETADVDIVKKLEKKKVLSGVEKAGLLSKAEELGFTLSTIEKMGLLSKAEELGLLSLAEKVASTSPAAIASVSLPLFVAAISTIVLIPDDTQGLVIAQNVLAAILATSAVGLFGASIVLSGLQESE; encoded by the exons ATGGCCTCTGCCAGTGCTGTCACAGTGCAATGTGGGTCGGCCTCGATAAGGAGGAGAGGATTGTCTCTATCCTTTTCCAGCTCTGCCCACATTAATGGAGGCACCAAACTGTGGATTCGTTTCCCAGGGCAACATTCTTCAGTGAGCAGACAATCATTGCTAGTACTTGCCATGGCACCCAGAAAGAAG GTGAATACGTACGATGACAACTGGAAGAAACAGTGGTTTGGGGCAGGGATCTTTTTTGAAGATGGTGAAACTGCAGATGTAGATATTGTCAAAAAgttggagaagaagaaggtcttaAGTGGAGTTGAAAAAGCAGGATTGCTTTCAAAGGCAGAGGAATTAGGCTTCACCCTCTCCACAATTGAAAAAATGGGTCTTTTGTCAAAAGCAGAAGAACTTGGCCTGCTGAGCCTAGCTGAGAAAGTTGCTTCTACATCACCCGCTGCAATTGCATCTGTGTCATTACCACTATTTGTGGCTGCCATTTCCACTATTGTTCTGATTCCAGATGATACTCAAGGACTTGTAATAGCTCAGAATGTTCTAGCAGCCATCCTTGCAACCTCTGCAGTTGGCCTATTTGGTGCTTCCATTGTACTTAGTGGCTTACAAGAATCTGAATAA